A single window of Thermococcus sp. DNA harbors:
- a CDS encoding RNA-protein complex protein Nop10 codes for MRFRIKKCPECGRYTLKETCPVCGAKTKVAHPPRFSPEDPYGEYRRRLKREQLGIAGRE; via the coding sequence ATGAGGTTCCGCATAAAGAAATGCCCCGAGTGCGGGCGATACACCCTCAAGGAAACCTGTCCAGTCTGTGGAGCTAAAACCAAGGTAGCCCATCCGCCGCGCTTCTCGCCGGAAGACCCGTACGGCGAGTACAGGAGAAGGCTGAAGCGCGAGCAGCTGGGCATAGCAGGGAGGGAGTGA